The following proteins are co-located in the Bradyrhizobium sp. AZCC 2176 genome:
- a CDS encoding LLM class flavin-dependent oxidoreductase gives MPARIIGMIGTQQEGVAVHLIKGQISREWVIDFTRLHEQWNYDSVLVGYYASAAEGFAIALYAADHTERIKFLIAHRPGSVAPALAARQVATFDQLTQGRMALHIIAGTSDADQASEGDFLPKNDRYRRAGEYLDVMRKLWTNDNPIDHKGEFYRVEGGYSDIKPYQQPCPPLFFGGSSEGALEMGAKHCDVFAIFGEPLKETRERIQDFRRRAAAFGRRAGFNMSLRPIMAATEGAAWDKANALLADVERKTGAAPQPTNHSAERLLGYAARGDVHDERLWMGIARATGAPGNTSCLVGTPEQIAAAVLQYYRLGIHSFLLRGFENPHDTVAIGRDLIPLIKAGALAIDQQAEAAE, from the coding sequence ATGCCCGCAAGAATCATTGGAATGATCGGCACCCAGCAGGAAGGCGTCGCGGTTCACCTGATCAAGGGACAGATATCCAGGGAGTGGGTGATCGACTTCACCCGTCTGCACGAGCAGTGGAACTATGATTCTGTTCTGGTTGGATATTACGCGTCCGCCGCCGAAGGTTTTGCGATTGCGCTCTATGCGGCCGACCACACCGAGCGGATCAAGTTCCTGATCGCGCACCGGCCGGGTTCGGTGGCGCCGGCGCTTGCCGCGCGGCAGGTCGCGACCTTCGACCAGCTCACGCAGGGCCGGATGGCGCTGCATATCATCGCCGGCACCAGCGACGCGGACCAGGCCAGCGAAGGCGACTTCCTGCCCAAGAACGACCGCTACCGCCGCGCCGGCGAATACCTTGACGTAATGCGGAAGCTCTGGACCAACGACAATCCGATCGACCACAAGGGCGAGTTCTACCGCGTCGAGGGCGGCTATTCCGACATCAAGCCGTATCAGCAGCCCTGCCCGCCGCTGTTCTTCGGCGGCTCGTCGGAAGGCGCGCTGGAGATGGGCGCGAAGCATTGCGACGTGTTCGCGATCTTCGGCGAGCCGCTCAAGGAGACGCGGGAGCGGATCCAGGATTTCCGAAGGCGCGCCGCCGCCTTCGGGCGCCGCGCCGGCTTCAACATGTCGCTGCGGCCGATCATGGCGGCGACCGAGGGCGCAGCGTGGGACAAGGCCAACGCCCTGCTGGCGGATGTCGAGCGCAAGACCGGCGCCGCGCCGCAGCCGACCAACCATTCCGCAGAGCGCCTGCTCGGCTACGCCGCGCGCGGCGACGTCCATGACGAGCGGCTGTGGATGGGGATCGCACGCGCCACCGGCGCGCCGGGCAACACATCATGCCTGGTCGGAACGCCGGAGCAGATTGCGGCGGCGGTGCTGCAGTATTACCGGCTCGGCATTCATTCCTTCCTGCTGCGCGGCTTTGAGAACCCGCACGACACGGTGGCAATCGGCCGTGACCTCATTCCACTCATCAAGGCGGGCGCGCTTGCGATCGACCAGCAGGCCGAAGCGGCCGAATAA
- a CDS encoding ABC transporter substrate-binding protein has translation MTKKNSGHKSAALSRRTLLQAAATIGAAAFPMPVIAQTKPFAGVTLRGASFQHRFFTLLQNYIPEFEAQTGMKVDLQLSAFPVYNQQANLELSSGGSAFDFVNVTFILAARWVAAGLLANLDEFTGDPNLTPAEWKPKDFVEGAQVPYRDTKGATYGYSWEGGAMVMGLSRMDLMEKRGLKIPKTFAELEQVCAAMNGVENVTGIVSFQLHHWCLPPYIQGFGGNIFRNPPSDIMPALNSPQAIQAIEFYANLLKNYAPKGVLTYTEDQARQALLTGRSNIFIHSSAWITPILMSGDSKVKDTSRVVRMPAGPVRDFPAANSQGLGIPKNAKNKKAAWEFIKWALSPEISMRLVKEHGHSSVCRKSVIESEEYRKLNTVNGQDLGALYLEVLGLPAKGENYMAYRTVKEFPIVGDVLNKAFEQVATGQLAASAAMNAAQEQAIANMRRAGTAL, from the coding sequence ATGACCAAGAAGAATTCGGGCCATAAATCCGCGGCCTTAAGCCGCCGAACGCTGCTTCAGGCCGCCGCCACAATCGGCGCGGCGGCATTTCCGATGCCAGTCATCGCCCAGACCAAACCCTTTGCCGGCGTCACATTGCGCGGCGCGTCGTTCCAGCACCGCTTCTTCACCCTGCTGCAGAACTACATTCCGGAGTTCGAGGCGCAGACCGGCATGAAGGTCGATCTGCAGCTCTCGGCGTTTCCGGTCTACAACCAGCAAGCCAATCTCGAACTGTCATCGGGCGGCTCGGCGTTCGATTTCGTCAACGTCACCTTCATTCTCGCCGCGCGCTGGGTCGCGGCGGGGCTGCTCGCCAATCTCGACGAGTTCACTGGCGATCCCAACCTGACGCCGGCGGAATGGAAGCCGAAGGACTTCGTCGAGGGCGCGCAGGTGCCTTACCGCGACACCAAGGGCGCTACCTACGGCTATTCATGGGAAGGCGGCGCCATGGTAATGGGCCTCTCCCGCATGGATCTGATGGAAAAGCGGGGGCTCAAAATACCAAAAACCTTTGCCGAACTGGAGCAGGTTTGCGCCGCGATGAACGGTGTCGAGAACGTCACCGGCATCGTGAGCTTTCAGCTCCATCACTGGTGCCTGCCGCCTTACATCCAAGGTTTTGGCGGCAACATTTTCCGCAATCCGCCTTCCGACATCATGCCGGCGCTGAATTCGCCGCAAGCGATCCAGGCGATCGAATTCTACGCGAACCTCCTGAAGAACTACGCGCCGAAGGGCGTGCTGACATACACCGAAGACCAGGCGCGCCAGGCCCTGCTCACCGGCCGCTCCAACATCTTCATTCATTCCAGCGCGTGGATCACGCCGATCCTGATGTCCGGCGATAGCAAGGTCAAGGACACCTCGCGCGTCGTGCGGATGCCGGCCGGCCCGGTGCGCGATTTCCCGGCAGCCAATAGCCAGGGCCTTGGCATTCCCAAGAACGCCAAGAACAAGAAGGCGGCCTGGGAATTCATCAAATGGGCGCTCAGCCCGGAAATTTCGATGCGGCTAGTGAAAGAGCACGGCCATTCCTCGGTCTGCCGCAAATCCGTGATCGAGAGCGAGGAGTATCGCAAGCTCAACACGGTGAACGGCCAGGACCTCGGCGCGCTCTATCTCGAGGTGCTGGGGCTGCCGGCCAAGGGCGAGAACTACATGGCCTATCGCACCGTGAAGGAATTCCCGATCGTCGGCGATGTCCTCAACAAGGCCTTCGAACAGGTGGCGACCGGGCAACTCGCCGCGTCGGCCGCGATGAACGCCGCGCAGGAGCAGGCGATTGCCAATATGCGCCGGGCCGGGACTGCGCTTTGA
- a CDS encoding FadR/GntR family transcriptional regulator: protein MLRDVELRQSNTHVAREIAKLIVSGAWHEGGTLPREIELASQFGVSRTSIRESLSILKAKGLIAARQKAGTHVRDRINWNMLDAELLEWTWALRPTEEFARQLTQVRWIVEPEACAICAERGSDADLARIERAYREMDAAGMDSRAYSEPDLRFHRGILTATGNDFLVAFGATVEAALRMSFDLSTLNPGAPRKSLPYHRAILDEIWARNPDGARRAMHRLMDLTERNITSALSRRHGEAMAAADASREHDA from the coding sequence TTGCTCAGGGACGTCGAACTCCGCCAATCCAACACCCATGTCGCGCGCGAAATCGCAAAACTCATCGTCTCCGGCGCATGGCACGAGGGCGGGACGCTGCCGCGCGAGATCGAGCTGGCTTCGCAATTTGGCGTTAGCCGCACCTCGATCCGGGAATCGTTGTCCATCCTCAAGGCGAAAGGCCTGATCGCGGCGCGGCAGAAGGCCGGCACGCATGTACGCGACCGGATCAACTGGAACATGCTGGACGCAGAGCTCCTGGAGTGGACATGGGCGCTGCGTCCCACGGAAGAGTTCGCCCGGCAGCTCACGCAGGTGCGGTGGATTGTCGAGCCGGAGGCCTGCGCGATCTGCGCCGAGCGTGGCTCCGATGCCGACCTCGCCCGCATCGAACGGGCCTATCGCGAGATGGACGCCGCCGGCATGGACAGCCGCGCCTATTCCGAGCCTGACCTGCGCTTCCACCGCGGCATCCTGACCGCGACCGGCAATGATTTTCTGGTCGCCTTCGGCGCCACCGTCGAAGCGGCGCTGCGGATGTCCTTCGATCTCTCGACGCTGAACCCAGGTGCGCCGCGCAAGAGCCTGCCCTATCACCGCGCCATCCTCGACGAGATCTGGGCGCGCAATCCCGATGGCGCGCGGCGCGCGATGCATCGTCTGATGGACCTGACCGAGCGCAATATTACCTCGGCGCTGTCACGCCGGCATGGCGAAGCGATGGCGGCAGCGGATGCCAGCCGTGAGCACGACGCGTAA